A single genomic interval of Helianthus annuus cultivar XRQ/B chromosome 6, HanXRQr2.0-SUNRISE, whole genome shotgun sequence harbors:
- the LOC110864268 gene encoding eukaryotic translation initiation factor 2 subunit beta isoform X2, producing MADMQVAPVDPMKKKKKKKVVIEDPIQHLVDDTTAHLYVAETLEPTFTGLKKKKKKQVDAEEDINDPEKPWEGTDRDYMYEELLSRVFDTLRESNPELAGEKRKTILKIPEVLREGTKKTVFVNLVDICKMMHRQPEHVMTFLLAELGTSGSLDGQQRLVVKGRFAPKSFEGILRRYMNEYVICNSCKGGDTSIEKDKENRLIFLKCDKCGSERSVAPIKAGFVARVGRRKAET from the exons ATGGCAGACATGCAGGTTGCACCAGTTGACCCaatgaaaaagaagaagaaaaagaaggtgGTCATTGAAGATCCTATTCAACACTTGGTTGACGATACCACCGCCCACTTATACG TAGCTGAAACTCTTGAACCTACATTTACTGgtctgaaaaagaaaaagaagaaacagGTA GATGCTGAAGAAGATATAAATG ATCCTGAGAAACCATGGGAAGGGACAGATCGTGATTACATGTATGAGGAG CTTCTGAGCCGAGTCTTTGACACTCTTCGTGAAAGCAATCCGGAGCTTGCAGGGGAAAAACGGAAAACTATATTGAAGATACCAGAAGTTCTACGTGAAGGAACGAAGAAAACTGTCTTCGTCAATCTTGTTGATATTTGCAAAAT GATGCATAGGCAGCCGGAACATGTTATGACCTTCTTGCTTGCTGAACTGGGTACTAGCGGATCGCTTGACGGGCAGCAACGATTGGTGGTGAAGGGTAGATTTGCACCCAAAAGCTTTGAAGGGATTCTACGCCGATACATGA ATGAATATGTTATCTGCAACAGTTGCAAGGGCGGAGATACGAGCATTGAAAAGGACAAGGAGAACCGTCTGATCTTCCTGAAATGTGATAAG tgcGGTTCGGAAAGGTCAGTCGCTCCAATAAAGGCGGGCTTCGTCGCTCGGGTGGGACGTCGGAAGGCTGAGACTTAG
- the LOC110864268 gene encoding eukaryotic translation initiation factor 2 subunit beta isoform X1, whose protein sequence is MADMQVAPVDPMKKKKKKKVVIEDPIQHLVDDTTAHLYVAETLEPTFTGLKKKKKKQVDAESEDVDAEEDINDPEKPWEGTDRDYMYEELLSRVFDTLRESNPELAGEKRKTILKIPEVLREGTKKTVFVNLVDICKMMHRQPEHVMTFLLAELGTSGSLDGQQRLVVKGRFAPKSFEGILRRYMNEYVICNSCKGGDTSIEKDKENRLIFLKCDKCGSERSVAPIKAGFVARVGRRKAET, encoded by the exons ATGGCAGACATGCAGGTTGCACCAGTTGACCCaatgaaaaagaagaagaaaaagaaggtgGTCATTGAAGATCCTATTCAACACTTGGTTGACGATACCACCGCCCACTTATACG TAGCTGAAACTCTTGAACCTACATTTACTGgtctgaaaaagaaaaagaagaaacag GTAGATGCTGAAAGCGAAGATGTTGATGCTGAAGAAGATATAAATG ATCCTGAGAAACCATGGGAAGGGACAGATCGTGATTACATGTATGAGGAG CTTCTGAGCCGAGTCTTTGACACTCTTCGTGAAAGCAATCCGGAGCTTGCAGGGGAAAAACGGAAAACTATATTGAAGATACCAGAAGTTCTACGTGAAGGAACGAAGAAAACTGTCTTCGTCAATCTTGTTGATATTTGCAAAAT GATGCATAGGCAGCCGGAACATGTTATGACCTTCTTGCTTGCTGAACTGGGTACTAGCGGATCGCTTGACGGGCAGCAACGATTGGTGGTGAAGGGTAGATTTGCACCCAAAAGCTTTGAAGGGATTCTACGCCGATACATGA ATGAATATGTTATCTGCAACAGTTGCAAGGGCGGAGATACGAGCATTGAAAAGGACAAGGAGAACCGTCTGATCTTCCTGAAATGTGATAAG tgcGGTTCGGAAAGGTCAGTCGCTCCAATAAAGGCGGGCTTCGTCGCTCGGGTGGGACGTCGGAAGGCTGAGACTTAG